The following is a genomic window from Deltaproteobacteria bacterium.
GAGCGCCCTCGAGGTTGGAGTATCATGAGCCCATGAAGGATCTTGCGCGGGAAGTGGACTTCGGGGCGCGCAGCAGCCGCAGCAGATTGTCCTGCAACACCGCCAGCGGTCCGTCGAAGTCGGGCGCGTCGGTGCGCATGATCGACTCGACCACCATGCCGCCGAGCGTGGTGAACGTCACGCGCCGCGCCAGCTCCACCTGCTCTTGCGACAGCTGCAAGTGACCGAAGAGATGATCCCAGGCGGCGATGATCACGTTCCACACCCGCGCCCGGTAGCGCCGCGCCGGGTTGCGCCGCGGCGGCTCGTAGCGGTGACTGAGCATGATCTCGAAGAAGGCCCGGAACCCGGGGCGGTTCACCAGCCGCCACGCGCCTTCGACCAGCACCTTGACGCGGTTCTCCAGCGTGTCGGCGGTAGGCGAGATGCGCCGGCTGTCGAGCAGAAACTCGTCGAGCGCGTGATCGAGTACCGCCTGGATGATGGCGTCCTTGGTGCCGAAGTGATGCTGGATGCCGCCCCAAGACACCCCCGAACGCTCCGCGATGCGGGTGACGCTGGCGTGCTTGTAGCCGGACTCGGCGATGCAGTCGACGGCGGCCGTGATTACCCGCTCGCGAGTGTCGTCGCTGCGCTCCGCCTGCGTGCCGCGCCCCCGCGTCCCCTTCGCCCTGCGCGTTGCCTTCGAAGTCATTGCCGATACCGTGCGAGCCATCTCTTTGAGCCTTTGCCGGAGAAGCAATTCGAGATGATTGCAAATCGAGCGCGTGACGTCCAGACGCAACGCGCGCGCCGCGGAGGGTGCCACAGGGTGCCACGGCGCGGGTTGACGGGTCCGCTGATTGTTGCTAGCTCAGCGCCCGGCAGTTCCAATCATAGATAATTGCAACCGGCGACGAGACGTGACCCATGGATTTCGAGCTGACGCCCGAGCAAGAGCGGCTCCAGCGGGAGATCTATGCGTATCTCGACGCCCTGGTGACCCCCGCGCTGCTGGCGGAGCTGCACGAGAAGCCTGAGGGCGGCGGCCCCGACAACGCGCCGGAGTACACGAAGTGTTTGCGCCGGCTCGGCGACGATGGCTGGCTCGGACTCGGCTGGCCCACGCAGTACGGCGGTCAGGGCAAGGGGCCGATCGAGCAGTACATCTTCTTCGATGCCGTGTCCGGGTACCACGCGCTGCCGATTCCGATGCTGGCGCTCAACACCGTTGGGCCGACGATCATGCAGGTCGGCACGGCGCAGCAGAAGGAGCGCTTCCTGCCGCCGATTCTGAAGGGCCGATTGAACATCGGCATCGGCTACACCGAGCCCGGCGCCGGCAGCGATCTCGCCTCGCTCCGCACCACGGCCGTCCGCGACGGCGATTCGTACGTGATCAACGGCCAGAAGGTGTTCACCACGCTAGCCGACTTCTGTGACTACATCTGGCTCGCCGCGCGCACGGACCCGACGGCCAAGAAGCACAAGGGGATCTCGATCTTCATGATCGACACCAAGAGCCCCGGCTTCCGCTTCGACCCGATCAAGATCATGGGCGGGTTCCGCTCCAACATCACGTACTACGACGACATGCGCGTGCCGAAGGACTGCCTCATCGGCGAGGAGAACGCCGGCTGGTACTACATCAACACGCAGCTGGCGATGGAGCGCATCACGCTGGTGCCGCATTCGCGGGCTGGGCGGCTGGTCGGCGAGATGATCCGCTGGGTCAAGCAGACTACGCTCGATGGGGTGCGGCTGGCCGACGTGCCGTGGGTGCGCACCCGGCTGGCCGAGATGGCGCGCGACACCGAGGTGCTCAAGCTCATGAACTACCGCGTGGCGTGGCTGATCGCGCAGGGCATTGTGCCGTTCGCCGAGGCCTCGATGGTCAAGATCTTCGGCTCCGAGCTGTTCCAGCGCATCCACGGTTTGGGCATGCAAGTGATGGGATCATTCGGCCAGCTGGAACCGGGCAACGAGTTGGCACCGCTCGGCGGCAAGCTCGAGCGCGAGTATCTCGCGAAGATGCTGCTGACCTTCGGCGGCGGCGCCAACGAAGTGCTGCGGGATGTCGTGGCCATCATGGGCCTAGGAATGCCGCGCTCGCGTTAGGAGGAGATGTTCACCACCGAGGCACAGAGACCACAGAGAACCGAGTCGGGGATTTCAGCATGACGCGCGCCGTACACTTGTTCTGCATGACTGATCATCTCTGTGCCTCGGTGGTGAGTCCTCCTGTGAGAAGCGCAGTCTGCAGCAAGAAGGAGGAGACTAGTGATGAGTTTCAATCAATCCGAAGCAGCCAAGCTCGTGGGGGCTGAGTCCGGCGCCATCCCAGCGCTCGACCGGGTCACCAAATCCGACATCCGGCACTGGTGCGAAGTGATCGGTGATGCCGACCCCGACTACGCCGAGAAGATCAAACAGGGAGCCAAGACCGCGCCACCGGCGATGACGATGGTGTGGTCGCAGCCGCCGCTGTGGCCCCCCTCGGAGGCGAGCGAACCGCACGAGAAGCTGCTGCGGATGCTCGACGAGGCGGGCTACAAAGGCACCGCCGGCGTCAAACTCGAACAGGAGTTCCAGCAGCCCATCCGCATCGGCGACCGCTTGAGTTTCACGGTCAAGGTGGCCGGACTCTCCCAGGGCGAGGAGGCCACCAAGATGGGCAAGGGCTACCTGGTCGATTTGCACTACGCAATCCGTGACGGCCGCGGCCAGGTGGTCAGCACGCAGACATACACGGTGTTCAAGTTCCGCAGCCTGGAACTACCAAGTTGACGCAGCCGGCGAAGGAGGTTCAGCCAGTATGAGCAGTGCAAACAC
Proteins encoded in this region:
- a CDS encoding TetR/AcrR family transcriptional regulator → MTSKATRRAKGTRGRGTQAERSDDTRERVITAAVDCIAESGYKHASVTRIAERSGVSWGGIQHHFGTKDAIIQAVLDHALDEFLLDSRRISPTADTLENRVKVLVEGAWRLVNRPGFRAFFEIMLSHRYEPPRRNPARRYRARVWNVIIAAWDHLFGHLQLSQEQVELARRVTFTTLGGMVVESIMRTDAPDFDGPLAVLQDNLLRLLRAPKSTSRARSFMGS
- a CDS encoding acyl-CoA dehydrogenase family protein, with product MDFELTPEQERLQREIYAYLDALVTPALLAELHEKPEGGGPDNAPEYTKCLRRLGDDGWLGLGWPTQYGGQGKGPIEQYIFFDAVSGYHALPIPMLALNTVGPTIMQVGTAQQKERFLPPILKGRLNIGIGYTEPGAGSDLASLRTTAVRDGDSYVINGQKVFTTLADFCDYIWLAARTDPTAKKHKGISIFMIDTKSPGFRFDPIKIMGGFRSNITYYDDMRVPKDCLIGEENAGWYYINTQLAMERITLVPHSRAGRLVGEMIRWVKQTTLDGVRLADVPWVRTRLAEMARDTEVLKLMNYRVAWLIAQGIVPFAEASMVKIFGSELFQRIHGLGMQVMGSFGQLEPGNELAPLGGKLEREYLAKMLLTFGGGANEVLRDVVAIMGLGMPRSR
- a CDS encoding MaoC family dehydratase N-terminal domain-containing protein → MSFNQSEAAKLVGAESGAIPALDRVTKSDIRHWCEVIGDADPDYAEKIKQGAKTAPPAMTMVWSQPPLWPPSEASEPHEKLLRMLDEAGYKGTAGVKLEQEFQQPIRIGDRLSFTVKVAGLSQGEEATKMGKGYLVDLHYAIRDGRGQVVSTQTYTVFKFRSLELPS